The genomic region aaatattgTAGGCACAGTCAAGCAGGCAGTGTCCTACAGTAGCAATGTCAGGTGGTTTATCCGCTCATCGGAGAACCTAATAGATATTTGAATCTGCTTGAACCCTTCTCTTGCGTTTCGGGTCAAAAGTGACCGAATGACTTTTGTTATAatcataaatattgtgtttttcatcCGATTGCCTCAATACCTTTTGTTATCCTCCACACTCGGCCTCTGAACATATACACTTGATGATCACCACTTGCATTGCATTTTGAGTGATTTTTTCAACAGTGAAACACCCTTGACGttttcggtcagatttgaccgccATAGAAAATGAATGGGTATGAGTGTATTATGTTCATCCTGCAGATGGAAAACATctatacacaaacacaaacacacacacacacacacacaaacacacacacacacacacacacacgcacaaacacacacatgttacAGGAACCTCTCATTTCCTCGCGCTAAATGCGCCTCCATTACTGGCTCTCAAGTTATATTTGTGCCTTGCTGACATTTGACTCATTGACACAATGAGCAGGCGAACAATTATGCGATTTTCTGTATGAGGGGCTCTGGACACATTTtttgaaccagatgaagaggagatTGAGGAAGATGTCTCAGAAATGGAAGACAACAGCGATCCAGACTATGAGCCTACAATAGACCAGGAAGAGGCCCCTGAAGGAGAGGCCCCtgaaggagaggagggagaggcccctgagggagaggcctcTGAGATaaaggcccctgagggagaggagccTGACATTCCACAATTTTGCATTGCCAACTATGTGCGTGAATACACGCactcacacgcacgcacacacacgcacacgcacgcacactcaGGCgcgtgcacgcacacacacacacacacacacacacacacacacacacacacacacacacacacacacacacacacacgttctgtTATGGTGTATTTCtctttcaataaatggtcaTTGAGGAAAACATGATTATTTTATATTCATCACAGTGAAGGCTGAACTTGATGGGCCCACCGGTGGGTCCGGACCATGACATGAAACACTGGCTTGCTTGTATCAAATCAATACATCCCATACATCATTGgaacgggaagaatctcagctacaaCACTAACTAAAGCATTTCCATCTCCAGTAAACACAGCCTACATGGCAAGCATTTTCATAATATACAGTAATGTAAAATAAGCACTATCTTTGAACTTACTGCAAAAAATAATACGAAATTCACCCCTGGTGTCATTGTGTCTGTCACCCCTTGATTCTACTTGCTTTGACTGTTCAAATGAGATATCAACCATCAAAATTGGATaaggggttccagagatatcacTGTGCAAAACACACCGGTCAATTTTGACCGAAAATAGCATGGGAAGGGGGGTATGACCTAACGCAAGAGAAGAGTTAAGAGACACAGCCGCTTTTCTTGCTGACAAGGGTGGAGATATATAATGAACTTCACTGGACTGGACTTCACTCGTGAGCGCTGTCCGGTGCTGAGAGGCCGGTCCGTCACTCAGCAGCCCGCTGCCGGTCCGTCGCTGCCCGCGGTGCTGAAACGCCTCAGCTCCGGTGGGACAGCGAACAGCACGTGAACTGTTCTCAGGAGGGATATTAAGACTGACTATGATCAGTTACGGGCTTTGATTTAAAGCCCGGAACGCATCCAGTCTGATGTCTATCcttgcaagtggtgcagtttgccCAGGTTGAGTGTTAAAGGACAAACAATTATAACAATTTATAACGTACATTTGTTGAGGCAAACATGCCATAATAACTATTCTGTTCATAGCTTAGTTATGCAACACCACTGTATTTTGGGGAAATGTAATGTATACCTACGAGATCTGGCAGGTAAATTAGTGCATATTGTAATGATGGTCAGCTACGGCAAATAGAGAGAGTACAAAGTGAAACCAAGTGGGCTATAAAACGCGATAGTATATGAAATCTGACATAAACACAACAAAAGAATAAGATACATACGTGTCTCATTTTCATCCCGAATCACCACATGGACGGATATCAGCAACATTTCAAGAGTAAACTCGTAAACACTTGTATTGTCCGCGCAGGTCTCCGGTGCTCTGCTGGGAGCTGGTGGAGGCATCATGAGCTACGTGGCGACATGTTGaaaaatataattgttttaCACAAATGTCTCCGTATCCAGTCCTCCCTGATCACCCCCTACTGTGGCGAATAAACAAGTTCTGTTCAGAGAGCAGCCGGGAGCACTCTGGCCGCTCCGCTGTGAGTGAGTGCTGCCGGCGGCTGTGACTGTGGTCGGCATcctgcagggggctgattcacTCCGGCTCCTCCAGCGGCTGCAGCCTGAGAGTTTAACCCTCACAGAGCCAGCGAGCCTCTGCTCAGAGAGCTATACTGTGTATGCTATTTCTGTGCTAACAGTGTTACAGGAACCCACAGCCTGGGACACAACTGAAACCCTTCTAAGGAATGTTACATGGACAAAGTTGTACGTTTCTAAGTTATGCTATGATTCTTTATTTTAACAGGGGAAGTGCACAAACAACATATCCTTATATTAAATAAGGAGGGATGTAATTCACCAGGATTTAGCATGTTTTTGTAATTCCCATAGTAGGGGGAaagcaaaatataaaataatacaaatacaaataagcaTAAGAAGACACGATCAAATTAAGATTAGACAATAATAGACAACCAATTACAGTATTAACACAGTCAGTGTACGTGACCTCCAAGTAAGGACATTAAGCACACGTTATATCCCTATGGGAATAAGGGATTATCAAACTTTCAGCCTACTGTTAGAGGCAGACATACTGTCAGGCCTCCCAGGAACATCTTAGTTATCGTAGCCCTCCCTGGACAGTCACCGGCTAATGCTTTCTAAACTGGAAAGTGAGAGGTGAGAAATTCAATAACAGCAGAATGGGTCTCCGCAGACTGGCATACAGTCAGGCTCAGAGGAAAATGTAGCCATTAGTTCCTAAGAATGATTCAACACTTAGGAAACACCACTTTCTTGGGCCTAACAGGATTGATTTTGTTAATGTTCTAACTTTGTAAAGTTTGTGTTTTCCAGGGTCAACGTGTACTTGTATCTCTGAGCAGAGTAAGtgcatgttgtttgttgttcctCTGCAACAGTACCTTACTATCTGTGTCCACGGTGGATCTGCTCCTGCTAAGTAATCAGTTGCTTTCCAAACAACATATCAATCTAAAGTTTCCACTAAGCCTCACTCTGCAAACAGAGAGCATGTGTAAGTGTGACAGATGTGTGGCCGGCTCTGTTTACAGTACAGGCCGTCCCACACTACGCTTGTAGTCTTTATTTAACATACTCTCCCAAGCAACACTTCCCACAGCTCCTTAAAAACATACCTTATGAAGACACATTTCAACGTCTTATTAACAGTCTTACCAGCAAATAGTAATGTGGGATAAGgcacacacatgtatatgatTGTGATGGACTCAGCAATCATTTTACCCAACAAACTCATAGAAATTTGACAACACAATATGGTACACAATgcattatttacatttattgataaatagcaaaataatgatatactatattatataaataaaagatacaaaaGTACAACGGGGCATATTGACACTATAAACAATGTGCATTTGTTGAAATGTGCTTTAAAGATTCCGTGTTTTGATTGCTTTTATATTCCTAGTGTGTATTTCTAGGTCTGTATCGGACAAGCAAGTCTCTTTCAGGTTGAAGCATCCCAAATCCATAACGCCTGGCATTTACCTCCGGTATCTGAGCATTTGGGTCAGAGAGCTCCAAATCGTAGTTCATCAACACCATGTAAACAAACCTGAAGAGTAAAACATGAAATTAGAACTTTCAAGATGACATTGAAGGTAACAAACTCATCCAGTGTGAAACATGTTGAGGTCTTAATGGATCGTAAAGTAACATGGTGACTTATAGGACACTCACTGTCTGATGGTGTTGATGGCAAACTTCTTTCCCATGCAGCCATTGGCCCCTGCGCCCCATGGCATGGTGTAATATTTTAGCCTTCTCCCTCCTTTATAAAAATCTCTCTTCACGGAGCCATCTTTATTCAGGAAGCGATCGTACTTATATTTCTGGAAAGGAAACACATTTAGAGATGCAACCGGTTAGAAAGAGCAGATTTTATTCAGTTAGATCAGAGTTTGCTAGATACTGTAGTTTTAGCTAGGTCctagtttgtttcatttctactGGACAGTGCGTCAATGATTAGTGCAGCCTGCAATGTCCTTCCCACGCCTATTAGCtgtgtttccccccccccccggaagGGTCAGTGTTGTGTAGGCGTTGATTCCACCTTACATAAACCACTACACTAATTACACTTAGCTCTGCCTCCAACAAGTCAAGACAATTACTGCTGTTCCTGTTGGCAGCACAGTAAGCTGTGGATAGAGCGAGGAGGTTGGACACAGGCAATATGTTACTGTAACAAGATAGGACAACCAACCTGTGGCTCGTGGTGAATCTCTGGGTCCTTCTGAGGGCTGTTGAAGGGGAACAAACACACCCGGTCTCCTTTCCTTAGCAGGTACTGTTGGCCATCAGCCatgttgagggttttttcctgCACTACCTCTCTGGTGATGAAGGGGGCAGCAGTGAGTCTAAGGGTTTCTTCTAAGGCGCTATCTGTAAGAGGCAGAAAGAAATGTTGTTAATAACAAAAGAGCAGAGGTTTTATTTGCAAGATTTCTCTTCTTATGAATTAGGCTTTATTTATCCATTTTCTGTTCACCGTAATCTACTTTTCTTAGCTGCAATATTATCTTATTTTTGTTGCCCTATACATCCACATGAATAATGTATAAATCCATGAATCTTTCAAATGTGATTCCAGACTACCTGACAAAAAGGAGCAAGCTACTCCCAacaaatgtttttctttctgtTTACACTCAGCCCTCACCAAACACAGGGGCGTTCACAGGTCTGTCCAGTAATGAGGTCTCTGAGGTCTCCATCGTTGAGACAGCGCTGAACTCGTTCTTCACCGCTGTCAGAGCTTCAGGGTTTGTCAATAAGTAGCCCAACAGCCAAAATGCAGCCGGACCAACATTGCCctgaaaacaaacaaagactCACATGATGACAATGATAGGGTTTTTAGTTTCACTCTGGCGTTGCATAGTGACAGCACAGGTGGTTGTTTGCTAATAGCTAATAAGAACATCACATCCCTAGTACTCATGTCTATTGTTTGTTAGAGTTGTAATGAAGCACACATTTCAATAAAAGTCTGGttcaacaaaaaataaaaagcatAATGACTATTGGGGGCTGCTGACTGGATAAAAAGGCAACAGCTTCCTTTCTTCGGTGAGGTATGAGAGGAGCCGTGCTCTGGATAGTTTCACTTCTGGCAAAGCTCAGCCTCGTAATGGTTTACTAAATAAGGAAAGCGCTTGGAAACCGGAGGTCCCCCGCCATCTGCCTGCATCCAAGGGCAGGACAAGCTATGAAGctatttagttttacagcttactGTGGCGCTGACTGCCAAGAGAAGACACATCAAATAGTTCACATTTTGTTAATGTAATTATCAAAAAAGGGCCTCTTAAGTCATTGCAAATACACAATTAGGTGTGTTAATGCCTGATAACACAACTGATCATAGAACTTCGGTATCCATTAAAAGATTTGTCACAAGTACAAGACATTATCCAAACTTTTGGCAGATGTATCACAgacctgtgtgtgtgaaagattcCTTATAGACAGCAATATTTCACTGTTAATAACACCATATATGACTGACATGACAACATTGTGTGTCATAACCATAATAACTGTCCATATATTTGTTAACTTCTCGCAAAAGTTTTGTGGGAAACTAAGAATGTGACTCAGAGACAACCTAACGACATGAAGCTTGTAATCAAATGGTGCATAAAGAGGATGAGTAAGCAGTCTGAAGGGGAACGCAACTGTTGAAGTTGCCATCTTATTTATATCTTTGATGCAATAAACTTCTCCAGCAGGCTGTAGGCAACACTGTGAGTCAATAGCAAGTCCAGTTTTACGTGAGTGAGAAGTCAAGATCAGTTCAAATCCATTCAAGACTAAAACCAATACAACCAATAACCTGCTTGTTTTGTTATAGTAGAAATAAAATGTCCCTTTAACATGGGAAGAGATGGAATGGTGCATACTAGCTGACCTTTAAACATCCTACAAACCAAGTGAAGAGATTtctgacatttacatttctTGAATGAGAAACATGTTTCCCTTTGTTCTGTAATCGATGAGAGAATCAATCAAGTTACCATGTCTGTTAATTTGGTGTAATAACACTGTGCTCCATCACAGTCATACAGTCTTATATTTGTTAAACACTTGCATGGCTTTCCGATTTACAGGCAGActgctgtgaaagcagaaaaGTTGAGCAGTGAACAGCACACTCATGTGTTAGATAAGAGTACTGCACAGTGGTAGAGGAAGTAGTTCATACCAGAATCAGAAAATATAAGTACTCCACTATAATTAAAAGTCCTCTATTAAAAACCCTAATTAAATAAAGGATTATGAATCCTGAGGCAAATTCATCATATTTAACTGTTGATGTTGGTGGAGTAGCTGTTCTGTTTAGGTAGTTTAATCCAGCATAAATAATGAATGTGAGGAGGCATGAAATAAGTCACGGTGTTGAAAAATGCTAATTATTATGTTAATTATACACATTTCTAATATACTTAACTTTGTGAAGTATTGGATAATTTTACCTTTGAAGTTTTTGTTAGAGGCCATGCTAAAAAAGTCAGGAACCATTGGTTTaatcttttaaaatgtgttgtatttCAAAAGCTTATCATATTGTATTTAAATCTCATTTCCAGCTGCAGTAACTACGTAAAGGCAGTTATCTAAAAGTAGCTAAGTAAAAAGTATATTATTTCCCTCTGAAATGTCGTGGAATAGAACGATTAAGTATCAGAATATTGGAAAAACTCATGTAAAGTATCTCAAACCTGTACTTAAGTGCAGTACTTCTTAATACACGTTCTTGGATACTCTCCCACCACAGAGACTGAGTGTCATCAAGTTCAACCGACAGACAGCCTCTCTAATCTCGAGAGGTGATCACCAACTGAAATTCTGGCTTTGCACATTCTTTCAACGTCTTGCTCACCTGTGTGGCCCACAGCTGCATCAGCACAGCCTTCCTCTGCGTCTCCTCGTCGGCCCCATCCTCCTGCAGGAGCGTCCTGTAGGCGTGGAGCCAGGGGCTGGCCCCCGAGTCCTGAGTCAGGCCTGCTGGAGCCAGGAGCCCGCACAGTCTCTGCCGCACACTCTGGGCTGTCCTCTTCTCCTCTGAAACAGATAAACATCACAGCGTCAGTGAGGGAGTGAGTCAGGCTAAACATACCTAATCTGAATGAAAGGCCTGATATATAAACAGATTGTACAGATACCGAGGTTGGACAGGCTCGACTGGAGAGCAATACTATTGTAATTGGCCAACTTTCATGTGTAATAAAGAACAAAAGCAAATCTAAACAATGATACAGCACGCAAGGAAAGACCTTTCTTCAAAGAGGAGGGGGAATAAGATGTAGCAGCTGGTACAAGTTGTATCAGGTCTGTGATGATACATTGGGAATCGTAAAAGTCTTCAAAATGAAAACAAAGCTACGAGACATTGCGTAAGCAACTGATTGAGGGAAACTTTCCATGACAACTGCAAAATAGAAATGAGCTTATATCTATCGATGATGTCAATCCATGTTAGTGATAAATGTtaacagtgtaaacacaagttaCGTCTCTCCTGAGTCATGGACTTTGATGTGCATCATAACTAACAGACTTCTGTCACTGCAGCCTTCCTGACTAAAGCTTCTGACACCCCGAAGGATATCTGTAGGCACAGTAAGTTCAGCATCACTACCTGGCTTCAGTGTgcctctcgccattttagtcaaGAGGCCATCAAACTTCTTGTACTCCTCATAGACGCTGGAGGGATCTGTGCCGTTGTTGTTCTGTTCCCCTCCGAACAGCGACAGGTACCCCGCCCTGCAGAGAAAGGAGACATCAAAAGTGTGAGAACGTGTGGTACTCTATGGGGGATGAATGGAGACATTGTTTTGCCTTGACAAAAAGATAACCAGCCCACGCAGGTATTTCATTTGACACAAGAGATCACCTTTCAACTGGTAGGTTTCCATTGGCCAACACAAGGTGAAGCTTCTCCTCAGAGTGTATGTCACTGTGTTAAAGGTAACATTACTACCTTGTAGTGTTTTACATTCCTGATACTCTCTCCTTTGTTTACTAAGGATACTTCTTAACATGAAGGGCAGCTACTTTTATGTTCACATCCGGTCTCCTAAAACACTCAACCGGAAAGGTGACCTCAAACATTTGTGTCATGGTAATCATCCTACATTTTTCTTGCTGTGTTTACAAGCAGAGAACCGCAGGACTGGCGGCTGTGTAAACTGTttagtggaacatttttgcgTAAATGCTTCCTTTAACTTAGTCAAGAGTGTGTGTGGGCGAGACAGGGGTACAATTACTTGAAAAGTAGGCTGTAGGAGAGGTTGAATAGTCCCTGCTCTTTCCAGTCTTTCTGGTTCTGAGGCATCTCAGTTTTCAGCGAGGCCTGCAGGTGTCTGCTCATGGTGCTGTTCAGTGCGGCCAAATTCACTCCCATGAAGTGCCTGTGGACACAAAAAGGTTGAGATGACAaagtaaataaatgttaaatggCATTCCATTGAGCGGAAATCCTGTGAATCCTGTCCCACTAATTGATGTGGTGACCTGACTTCATAGCTAATTGTTGACTTAGGTTTCATATTTTCCCTGAGGTAAGGAAAAGGCTCCGAGTTTTATTTTTAGCACATTTGGGTAATTGTTAACATGATGAACGAAGAAAGGAGAGGTCGGCAGGACACACAACTTATCACTCAGACTGAGCTTCCAGAAAGCAGTGTGCCCATTGGTCAATCTTTTAAACCTTAACATTAAAAAAGAttgctttgtttttattttgatgtctGCCAGCATCTCAATACAATAGATGCCTGAGCAATAATGAAACAAGAAGACCTACAAATTGATTTCCCAAAATAGTAAGGGAGTTTTCAGAAATATCCACAGTGATGCTATTCATGAGATTCGAGTGGTAGTATTTCCACAAACAAATTTCGTTCTCTATTTATATAAGAAATTAAAATGAAAATAGACAGTACAGGCTTTCAGTTTGGAGTTCATACTAATGAGGACTTACTTTTTCATCAAGGCTTTTACATTAGATGGCTGATGATGAGGGAGCCGCAGGTTGAAGATCCTCTCCATGAGCACCTGTGCATAGCGAGTGAAGTCCAGGGAGTCCGAGTCATTGATGACCGCGTCGTACGAGTGAGGATCCAGCAGCACCGTCACATAACGTCCAGCAGCACGCACCTGCACATCATCAGTGGAGAAAATTAAAATGCAAGAAGAAAATGCAGCTAGAATTCTTTTTTCATGCATTTCTGTAACATTATAAATTTTCCGAGCACTTTTTGTTGTGATTATTGTTCTAATGTATgttatttcttacatttttgaAGCAAACCAATTAGTTTTCTCATGAAGGGCAGTATTCCATTTATCtttcaaataaatgaaaaagtattTGCTTGTACAACTCAAAAGTATTTTGTTTCAGGATAACTTAAAATCATGGCATCATGGTATCCTGATGTAAACGTTTAGTGTTATCCGTAACATGCTGTTACATGAACATAAACATATTCTTAAATGTCTAACCATTAATCGACAGTATCATTTGGAGAGGCAGCATTTTTACGCTGAATTGTTTTATAAGTATTAAGATCTTTAGAGGATCATATGTATTCATATCGTATTTACAGAGGGGGCATCGGTGAATCAGATCATCATCTCTGTTGGTCTTTTCTACTCACTGTGAAAATGTCGCCATGTTTCTGCTTCATTCGGTCCAAGAACTTGGAAGCATCTTTTCCAAACTCAAGTGCATGGCCTAACCAGGGGATAACTCCTTTGTCTAGAGGAGGATCACTCTTGGATCTAAAGAgaaaattaaatacaaatataaagttaCATTGATTTATTGTATTTTCAACAACTTGCTATTTTGAAGATGGTTGTCTTTCTTTATCGTACtgacagtttaaaaaggtgGAGAGACACAACGTGACATGCAGCTCTGGACAATAACCAACATAGAGATGTGTTATGTTACACATGCATCTACTTTGTTGTCTGCCTCAACATTAGTTTGTGTCACTTATTTTACGTCACACCTATTATGACATGATCACTTAAGATAACAATAAAAGGGATAGGTCAAATTGACTTGTCAAATTATTCTTTCGTCATTTGTCATTGCTTCAATGGAAATTGAAACTTCAATGAAGTGGAAAGCTGCACAATAGGGACACTTATATTTAACACTGCAGTAGTTTAACTGCATTCCTTTACAAAACcaaaccaatacaaaataaaaatgttggcGTGTGCGTACATCACGAGAAAAATAGCATACTCGGGTGGTAGACAAAATCGTTTGACAAATATGTCACCACACTGACTAGTCTTACATTTGCACCAGTTAACAAAAACACATGAGAATATTGTTGACACGGGTGTGTAAGATTCAATGTCATGTGCATTTTTCATTAGCGTGTTTAGAGCACGAAGAAAACACAATACAAGTCAATCAAACAATAACTCACCTCGATCTGTGTGTGAGAAGGAAATAAAGCAGGACAGCTTGGAAAATCAGAAAAATAGTCCAGATCATCTCGTGTGTTTACCTACCTCGCTGCTCTGAGTCAATGGAGTCCCGTCTGCTCTCACATGGCTTTATTATGAGCCAGAGCTACGTCACAGTCCTGTCACTGCATCTTTACATTGCCCACGCTGTTGCATGTGCTCACTTACGTTATCATGATTACACTTCTTTCATATAATACGAGGGAATACAACGATAATCATTTAATTATCCTTAAGGCTAGTTGACATGCAGTTGAGACACGTTTGTATTTATAGGGATTTAGCTAGAATGGATGGGGACCCGGAAAAAAAGTTGTTAGCATTATTCTGTAGTAAGGTACAGCATCAACCGCATAGGATGGGGAATTACCTGCACTCTGCAAGACTTTATACATGTTCGTGCACAAACTACAGGTGAAAAGTTAATATGTAGTATCCATGTTGCCGGTAGTTCAAACCTCAATTAAATCTAGATCAAATTTGTATTGGATTTCCTTCTTTTCTGGATTTTGGCAAGATGTCTAAATTATGTTCCCTTATTTGGGGAAATCCCTTTTGTTAGGCAATCGTTTATTGAAAAGCTTAAGGAAGTATGATCCTGCGTGCCAGTATTCACGCACACGTAAATTATTACTGTAGAAAAAAACCTGAGTCATACAAGctttatccttttcaatttaatATGAGCTCATGTTTTATCACTTAGTGTGTGCTCAGGTTGGCATATCAAGTATGGAGAAACAGAGGAAAGTCACCCTGATTGTAGAGACGTGCTGAATTGCAGGTAGATATTAaagatttaaataaataataataataataatacatataaaAGTACATGGTCGTACATGGTCATTCTACTAAGCAAACAATTGTTGATGTACCACAGATTTACCA from Pseudochaenichthys georgianus chromosome 5, fPseGeo1.2, whole genome shotgun sequence harbors:
- the LOC117446182 gene encoding prostacyclin synthase-like yields the protein MIWTIFLIFQAVLLYFLLTHRSRSKSDPPLDKGVIPWLGHALEFGKDASKFLDRMKQKHGDIFTVRAAGRYVTVLLDPHSYDAVINDSDSLDFTRYAQVLMERIFNLRLPHHQPSNVKALMKKHFMGVNLAALNSTMSRHLQASLKTEMPQNQKDWKEQGLFNLSYSLLFKAGYLSLFGGEQNNNGTDPSSVYEEYKKFDGLLTKMARGTLKPEEKRTAQSVRQRLCGLLAPAGLTQDSGASPWLHAYRTLLQEDGADEETQRKAVLMQLWATQGNVGPAAFWLLGYLLTNPEALTAVKNEFSAVSTMETSETSLLDRPVNAPVFDSALEETLRLTAAPFITREVVQEKTLNMADGQQYLLRKGDRVCLFPFNSPQKDPEIHHEPQKYKYDRFLNKDGSVKRDFYKGGRRLKYYTMPWGAGANGCMGKKFAINTIRQFVYMVLMNYDLELSDPNAQIPEVNARRYGFGMLQPERDLLVRYRPRNTH